Genomic DNA from Oncorhynchus nerka isolate Pitt River linkage group LG17, Oner_Uvic_2.0, whole genome shotgun sequence:
TGCGGCCGCGGCGGGAGGGGATGCCGTTGCAGCCGTCCTTCTTGAGGTGGCGGTGCAGGTGGTCTGAACGCACAAAAGTCTTAAAGCAGCTGGAGCACTGGTAGGGCCGCAGGCCTGTGTGCACGCGCATGTGGTTCTTCAGGTCGTAGTTGTGGGCGAACGCAGCACCGCACTGCGTACAcaggtaaggcttctctcccgtATGCTTACGCATGTGAACCTTGAGCTTGTCCTGCCTGCGGAGGAAGAACACAGAGGCTCAGTACAGAAAAACAACAGAATTGATTAGTACAGTAGGAACTCCGATAGCAACAAGGGTCGTTAAAATAAGAAGCAAACTACAACCATTAACCAAACAATAGGCTAAGAATCACAATCTTGAAAAATGACAATTTAAAACATGCCTGTGTTGACATTGAAACAAAATAGAAAATGTTCCACTACTTTGCAACATAGGCTACAGTACCTATTGTTATGTGATCTTAAAGTAGGATGTTTGTCCAGGGTGAATGTGCTTATGGAGGCtgtttgtctccctgtgtctATATCCTTCACTATTACACCTAATGGACCTCTTCCAGGTTGTTTACTCTGCCATGGCAGCAAGGTCATTTGAGGACAGGCCATGAATAAATACAAAAGTTTGGAAAATAATAGTAGTGGTCACACAGTCTTAAGTGTGGATATTGTGGAAGAAAGGCCTTGTAAAGTTCCAGCCATGCTGGAATTGAGGATTCTTTGCTTGTAGAactattttttactttattttttccTTCACACTTTTCACTTACAGTTATCTACACCATTTCTCAAAGTACATGTAGAGACCTGGCCCGGAGCTCAACGTTCACAGACAGTGTGGCTTCAGGGGAAATCTATTTCTGGTGCCACTACCTTCAAAGAATATCACATATAACACTGGAAAGTGGAAATAAACTCAATTAAACAAAACTGCTTGTGAACGAAACTGTATATTTCTTTATTGAACCTTTAGTTTAGATTAAGGGTTGCAGAAGCGTTAGTTTCTCTTGTCACTTTTTTGGACAAACCCAAAAAAGTGAGACTAATCAATGGGTCAATAGCTCCTCTTAAAACATCAGCAGCAAGTTTTCAGTGAAATTAAACTAGAAGACAAAACATACACTTTAGGATTACAGTCTGTAGAAGTGCTATCTTGTAAAAGTAGGACAGCTAGCTGTACACCTTACTAGTGCCAAGTTCAGGCCCCTCTACTTTATTAATTGAGGCTTCCCCCACaacagactgaaaagatttggcatgggtccccagatcctcagaaAGGTTGacagctgtaccatcgagagcattctgactggttgcatcaccgcctggtatggcaactgctcagcatccgaccgtaaggcactgcagagggtagtgtgtatggcccagtacatcactggggccaagcttcctgacatccaggacttatataccaggcggtatcagaggaaggccctaaaaatggtcaaagactccagtcacccaagtcatagactgttctctctgctaccgcacggcaagcggtaccgaggtgccaagtctaggaccaaaaggcttctaaaacagcttctacccccaagctataagactgctgaacaatgaatcaaatggccaccggactatttacattgaccccccctttgtttttacactgttgctactcACTGTTAATTATCTCTGcaaagtcactttacccctacctatatatacaaactacctcgactaacctgtacccccccacattgacgcgataccggtaaccctgtatacatattgttattttattgtgttactttttattttatttttcacttTAGTTTctaaactctatttcttgaacagcattgtaagcatttcacagtaacgtCTAAACCTGTtctattcagcgcatgtgacaataaaacattggATTTGAATCAGTCCTTCAGCTTCCCTCACCTAACCCACCCAGTCATAATATCTGTCTCTCTGCCATCCAGCCCTTTAGCACCCAGAGTGCACCTAAACAAACCTCCGGAGTTAAGATAACTACTTAGCACCTACACAAGCCACATAGGGGCACTACTGCTACCATGGTTACACACATACAGTGACACAGGGTGAAATATTTAAAGGACAGGAGTGGTTTATTACAGTGCGAAAGCAGCACACTCGTAACCCTGATCAAATAGGATTAAGATTACAACACCCGCTTCCCACTTCACTGCCGATAGGCTGCATTTAGAAGCAAGCACATTTAGATCAGACTCGCCCGCCTGCGCAAAGGGTATatcaaaatatgtatatataaaggatatttcatgtggaaaccctcatattaaatgCTAAGGTGATGGTTTATATTCAGAATAATGTattacagctttgtcattcttctgtatttatttaaaaaatatattttacatgtgataaggccacacaagagagccagagataattacacacacctgtgataatctgaagtaccccAAAAGCCCACTAGATGTCATTTGATAAAATTCAATATATTCTTTGAAAGTTACCAACATTCTGGTAGCTTTCTGGTAAACTTCAAAcatttccagtaatataccctccctttgcaaccctagtcctGGGTATTTTCAGTGTGCATCTATTTCCAATGCAAGTCCATTGACTCATTCATTAAGAAGATAGATTCAAGGAAGAGGTAGTGCTCTTAAAATACAGGGAGACCAGCGACACAGCGCGCTAATCTAGCAGTCCACCCTGGCCTGTAGCTAGCTGGGCAGCCTGACTGCGAGCAGACAGATTTCATTAGTTGGCTAAGgactgggagagggaggggagagagagtgagagggctgGTCgtttgggagggaggggagagagaaggagagggctgGTCggttgggagagaggggagagagaaggagagggctgGTCAgttgggaagggagagagggggagagggctgatcggttgggaggggagagagaaggagagggctgGTCggttgggaggggagagagaaggagagggctgGTCggttgggaggggagagagagggagagggctggtcggttgggaggggagagagagggctggtcggttgggagaggagagagaggtccagTCGGTTTTGTCGTGGGCAATAATCAACAAAACCAGGGATCACAAGTTCAAATTCCGGCATTGGCACAGATAGGGCACCGCTCGGCTTGTAACCCCGTCAGTATCAGAACAGAAAACTTTACAGCATCTTCCTCCTAGATAACGTGTCACAACCCTCTTTTATATCACCTGTTAACATTCCAGGACTTTACCATGAGCCATGTCTTTATAAAACACGTCTTCATGACACCCTGATTACCTCCACTAGATTAAATATCAAACATGTTCATCTCTGATTAACATTTTCCAGAAAGGTTTTGGCAAAATGATTTACATTACCACATAGATAGGGGACATCAgagcggcaggcagcctagtggttagagcgttggactagtaaccgaaacgtTGCAAGatagaatccctgagctgacaaggtaaaaatctgttgttctgcccctgaacaaggcagttaacccactgttcctaggccgtcattgaaaataagaatttgttcttaactgacttgcctagttaaataaaaaaattgtttACTATGCTTTCAGCTATGTTTCTCACTTTAATTTCAGGATAGTACATTAATTAGTACATTAGTAAATTAATTAATTGACAGAGAGCAAACATTTGGCTAAGCTAACATAGCTCATGCTAAGTAAGACTGTCCTTGGCTGTAGGACAACAGTGGTCTTGTTTTTGCTCCATCACACCTCCTCACCATGAGTAGATGTGACATGGGTGGTCAATGCATTAATTAGGGCGTACCTGGTGAAGCGCACTTTGCAGATGGCGCACTCATAGGGCTTCTCTCCCGTGTGCGTGCGGATGTGGCGGGGTAGCTTGCCTGCACCCTGGATGACCTTGGAGCAGATGGGGCACTTCTGGAAGGCCTTGGAGCgcatcttcctctcccctccgccccctctctcttctcctccctttcctcccctctctcccccccccctctctctctctcggctagAGCCGCCCCGTGCCGTCCAGAGGGGCAGCAGTCCCTGTGAGACGGCGGCAGCGGCATCTTCGTGCTGCGTGCTGTTAAAGTAATTCAAGTAAAACTCCACGTCCgggtcctctccctcccccagctcCTCCCCAGCCGCGGCCCGCTCCTTCTGCCTCTCGATGGAGTCCATCATCTTCTGCAGGAGGGCGCTGGCCGagcccctctctccatcccgccccccctcttcctccccctcttcctccatctccagTTTGGGCTTCGTTGGGAGGTAAAAATGTCCGTTCTGGGCTGGGACGTAGAAAGAGGCCCCTGGCCCCCCTCCGTTACCCCTGGCCCAGGCCAGCATGTCCCTGCCACTTTCAGAGTGCTCCACTTCCCCTTCgtcctcctcatcctcatcctcttcATCTTCAGCGTCTTGTGTGGGGGCCTGGGTCAGGGCGAGGTCCAGGGGAGAGTAGTACTCTCTGGGGCCCCCGGGGGCCCCGTTGCTTTGGGCCCCATTGCCATGATTAAAGTGCAGGTTTGTGGGCATGTCCCTGAGCTCTGGCGTGCTGCAGCTGCTGCTCCAGTGGGCCCCTCTCTGGAAGTACTGTAGATACTCCTGGGCCCGCAGCCGATTCCCctgctccacctctcctcctccacctttcccctcctcctcatcatcatcctcttcttctcctcgcTCACTGCCCGCCTACGAAAGAATAAACAGGATTCCATTACACTCATACAATGTCTAATAGAATGTGAGTGGACACATGCATATCATATTCACACAACAGAAACATATATGACTATGAACATGGCCATGCTACTGCTATTCTACACGCTCCCCGTCATGCAAATGTTGTAGCTTAACTGCGATAGGTTTTGTCTGTAGAATGCAGCTTGTGAAAGCGCACCCTGTCCTGAGACTCAGAGACTGGTGTTGGCTTAGCGTGGGTAAATGTTTTGAGGTCAGTGTTATTGTGACCCcagggtgtggatgtgtgtttggcagtgtgtgagagagacactaATAAAGAGCATGATGTGATGGCCAGACAAAGACCGATGACTGAGTGTTAGTTTGTTAGCGTGACGCGATGAGGTTGTGTGGTACGTGGTCTGTGGTGGCGCATTTGGATGGAGCTCCAGAATGGCACTTGCAACACAATAGTTTTAACAACTCAAAACAAGACTGGTTTCCACAGAGGCCATACTGAATACATGTATTTTAACTTTCAGAAACTTTGGATAAGAAGGTTTGTTAAGTGACCATATTTTGATGCGAGGCCTGTGATGTAATGGTAAGACAGAGACTGCCGACGGAGTGTTGGTAAGTTAGCGTTGTCATGATGACCAGCCTACCGGCGGGGAGAGCACTTTGGTGTCCAGCAGGTGAGTGCAGACTTCCTGGACGGGCGAGATCTCCAGCAGGTGGGCAGCGGCCAGGATGTCTCCCACGGAGCTGTGGCTGACGGTCAGCGTGGCTGTGTAGGCAAAGTCCAGCAAGGCGCCTAGGGCCTCGGCCGCCACAAAGTCGATGGAGTAGACGTGCTGCTGGTCGGCAGTTGGACCAGAGGTGAACAGCTTGTAGAAGTAGGGGCTGCAGGAGGCCAGGACCGAGCGGTGGGCGGGGAACTCCTTCTCCTGGTTGACCAGGAGCACGTCACACAGTAGGCCGCTGAGGCGCTGCTTGTTCAGGCTGCCCAGGATGTCTGCGCTGTGCTCGGGGAAGGGGATGCCCACCAGGCCCTCCTCcgccacctccctctccctcctcctccacccccagtGCCCCTGAGCCGCCGCCCGCCCCTTCCGCCGGCTCCCAACGACATCTTCCACCAGCCTGCCGCAGAGCCGCCAATCACAGCCGCCGCCCGCGTGTCCGTCCTgccgtctgtccgtctgcctgtctgagggaggaagaagaggagaatcaGTTCTCAGTCTTTAAAACACAATACACAGATGCCCAATTCAATTCTTAGCCCAAAGTCCTAGGGATTTGGTAGGTATTACAGTAGCAATATGGTAATAGCACAACGTACATGGCCATAACTACAACCATTTCAGGACACCGCTGGACCACTGTATTTTTTTCAAATTTGAAAAAAAgtataataatacaaatatatattttgtacacAAAGGAAATCAATCTAAATATTGCTCAAAGCTCAGAACATTTATATTCTTCATTGGACTGAGTTCTAATCACGCCTGCTTGTTTGCAAAAGAATGGAATCATGAACAGTGGTTTGCTCGTTATGTTCGCCTGCGCCCCCGGATTTGCCATTTTAGCAGCacatggagtttatagtttacccatAATTTTTTACCACCACATCGCTGATATTAATACAGAATCGTAAATAATATTCTATTtgttgacccctttttctccccaatttcatgatacccaattggtagttacagtcatgtCCAATCGCTGCAACTCCAGTATGGATTCGGGAGAGGccaaggtcgagagccatgcgtcctcctctgaaacacgaccctgccaagccgcactgcttcttgacacactgttcgcttaacctggaagccagtcgcaccaaatgtgtcagaggaaacactgtgcaactgaagtcagcgtgcatgcacccggcacgccacaaggagtcgctagactgcgatgggacaaggacctCCCGGCCGGCTTAACCCTCCCCTaacaattgtgtgccgcctcatgggtctcccggtcacaacCGTCTGGGACACAGtctgggatcgaacccaggtctgtagcgACTACTCTAGACCACGCCGCCACTTTGGAGGCCCCGTAAGTAATAGTCTAATAATTGATAATACGATCATCTATGTGCTCCATTGATGTCTGTCTGTGCGGAGCTTGATTAGTAATGGCTCGGAATACAAATGTGAACGCTACGTAATTTGAGAAAAGAGATATATATGTAAAGAGTTGATGATTTTATGCAATTCATCATTACAACTGACTGAACAGTCGCTGATGCTAGGTGTCAGTGTGATTCAGTTCTCATATTTCCCCCATTTCAGGAGTATAACATTACAGTGATATAGCTAatagctggtgggaggagctatagggggACGGGCTCATTGTGATGGCTGGAATTGAATTACTGTGACAGAGTCTacaatgtggtttccatatgtttgataccgttccatctATGCCATTCCAGTCTTTACAATGAGTCCATgatcctatagctcctcccaccatgcCTGCTCTCCTAATAGGCTGTGTGTTTCTAGATGGACTGAGGTGAATGAACCTACACTAGCTTGTTTTTGCTGTTCTCTAAACAGCATTTGATCTTTTTTTTCTCCTTATatagaaatgcagtaaatgaTCTTCAAATGATCTTCTTAAATGATCTTTTATCTGTAATCTTTTCTATATAAGAAGTGCCTCAGGGTAAGGGCTGGTGGTTATTCAGAAATTGTGTAAGAAAGTAATTTAAAGTGCCTTCACACCTGAGAGTATACATGAAAATAATATTGTGTTGAAATTTTGCTCACTAATGCCACAATAATGTGGCGTGCCATtaatacccactgggcacacactggttgaatgaGTGTTTATTCCACGTCCTTTCAATTAAATTACGTTGAACTAACTAGGTCCGCGACGATACCAGTATTGCGATGCTCGTTTATGTGTAATGGCAAGGACCTTTTTAGGAAAAAAaacctaatgttggaaacaaacatcattatgttgtcatccagagtcagaTTAACCATAGCccacaaaatgtttttaaaaggaCCAAAGAGTGAACTGCTTCGTGTTTTCATTTTCGCCATGGAAAAAACATTACGATGCTGGTATCTTCACAGCCCTAGAACCAACGTGGTATAAAAGTTGATCATGTAGATCAATCACTATTAAATCATGTCAGTTCCTATTGGCCAGTTTAGCTGAAGAACTGAAAGTTTTCAAAAGGGCTGATTTCTCTTGCCAATAGCCCATCACTACAGTCCTCTACAACACCAGGCCCCAGAGTTCATTAAAGAGCCTGAAGGGCCTGGAGGTGAGCCATGTTGTAACATCACCACCATACAAACACTACAGATACCATTGATTTCACTGACAAACAGCTACTGGCCGACATACTGGCTTCACAGACCAATCTAATAGAAACTACAGTATAGCTATGGCATACATCCTTTTTGGCCAACATCTCCCATACATAGTGTTGAAATAGCTGTCATCCATGCTGTATCTGTAATGCTGGATGTATTGGCCCACTGCTGAACCTATTAccatgagagagagtgaagggcagtttgagggagagcagggaggatcagagtgcatgctgggaggaggagcagggccgGGACTGTACAGCAGCCTGTGCGTCGCTCTGTGTCAGTTAGGAAAGGGGGAGGAGTGGGGCGGGGGTTACAGACCCCGTGGAAAAACCTcactggaggaggaggacacgCACAAGCTGCGAGGGAAAGGTATTAAAAAGGGAGGTTGTCAATCCGGTCTGAGCCGGTTACCCCACCCTTTACTGTGTGCCAAGTTTCAGGAAGGCTGTCCCCTcgctcacgtgtgtgtgtgtgtggggggtggggggtgggtaaGATTAAAATGATCGACTGCAGCTTGCAATGCGCGGGGGAGGGGGGCTCGGCAACGCAAGTCCTTCctgatttgtccatttacaaaCACACTTACACaagcacagacaaacacacacacacacacacacacattaaataaAGCCCCCCCACCCTTCTCCATCTGCCAGGGAGACCCAGCAGGGGGTGAGGCAAGTGGGATTATTCTCTATAAGAGCAACGCATTCAAATGACATTCCTTCAGATTAAGCCTCTTG
This window encodes:
- the LOC115144958 gene encoding LOW QUALITY PROTEIN: zinc finger and BTB domain-containing protein 7A-like (The sequence of the model RefSeq protein was modified relative to this genomic sequence to represent the inferred CDS: inserted 1 base in 1 codon; deleted 2 bases in 1 codon), yielding MTRATQKFPVCKSSSTEAAGRALPRHGDRRAGXGPGEGTRASAQLTGRRTDGRTDTRAAAVIGGSAAGWWKMSLGAGGRGGRRLRGTGGGGGGREVAEEGLVGIPFPEHSADILGSLNKQRLSGLLCDVLLVNQEKEFPAHRSVLASCSPYFYKLFTSGPTADQQHVYSIDFVAAEALGALLDFAYTATLTVSHSSVGDILAAAHLLEISPVQEVCTHLLDTKVLSPPAGSERGEEEDDDEEEGKGGGGEVEQGNRLRAQEYLQYFQRGAHWSSSCSTPELRDMPTNLHFNHGNGAQSNGAPGGPREYYSPLDLALTQAPTQDAEDEEDEDEEDEGEVEHSESGRDMLAWARGNGGGPGASFYVPAQNGHFYLPTKPKLEMEEEGEEEGGRDGERGSASALLQKMMDSIERQKERAAAGEELGEGEDPDVEFYLNYFNSTQHEDAAAAVSQGLLPLWTARGGSSRERERGGGERGGKGGEERGGGGERKMRSKAFQKCPICSKVIQGAGKLPRHIRTHTGEKPYECAICKVRFTRQDKLKVHMRKHTGEKPYLCTQCGAAFAHNYDLKNHMRVHTGLRPYQCSSCFKTFVRSDHLHRHLKKDGCNGIPSRRGRKPRVRDPGLLEVPVGLAGPGPRSGRGRRRMEAASAAAVEGASRAHAHSPQPQEMAGEPGD